Proteins co-encoded in one Malus sylvestris chromosome 9, drMalSylv7.2, whole genome shotgun sequence genomic window:
- the LOC126583713 gene encoding gibberellin-regulated protein 6-like encodes MAMAKFFAALFLAFLAISMLQTMVMANHGHGGQHKGNNAYGPGSLKSSQCPSQCTRRCSQTQYHKPCMFFCQKCCKKCLCVPPGFYGNKAVCPCYNNWKTQQGGPKCP; translated from the exons ATGGCCATGGCTAAGTTCTTTGCTGCCTTGTTCTTGGCTTTCCTTGCCATCTCCATGCTTCAAACCATG GTTATGGCAAATCATGGGCATGGAGGCCAGCACAAGGGCAAT aatgcATATGGACCTGGGAGTCTCAAGAGCAGCC AATGCCCGTCACAATGCACGAGGAGGTGCAGCCAGACGCAGTACCACAAGCCCTGCATGTTCTTCTGTCAGAAATGCTGCAAGAAGTGCCTGTGTGTACCCCCTGGGTTTTACGGGAACAAGGCTGTGTGCCCTTGCTACAACAACTGGAAGACCCAGCAAGGAGGACCCAAGTGCCCTTGA
- the LOC126582521 gene encoding uncharacterized protein LOC126582521, with product METASKMVEKAAAFASGKSSTEAKEKVEALNKDIEAGQGSSNVNSEEGQESGIGIQNECRICQEEDYLHKLEAPCRCNGTLKFAHRDCVQKWINERLSMTCEICNQPYEAGYTMVIPPPQPSPQTENVTIPIRDGTYFMVNTQAGLQAAQRTAQTEAAAEFLRRQHAMQAHGGIAFNANALCRIAAVIVRPRS from the exons ATGGAAACCGCAAGCAAGATGGTGGAGAAAGCGGCGGCCTTCGCCTCAGGGAAAAGTAGTACTGAAGCAAAGGAGAAAGTAGAGGCGCTGAACAAAGACATAGAAGCAGGTCAGGGATCCTCGAATGTGAACTCGGAAGAAGGGCAGGAATCTGGTATTGGAATACAAAATGAATGCAGAATTTGCCAGGAGGAGGATTACCTTCACAAACTCGAAGCTCCTTGCCGCTGCAACGGCACTCTTAAG TTTGCTCACAGGGATTGTGTTCAAAAATGGATCAACGAGAGGCTAAGTATGACTTGTGAAATCTGCAACCAG CCCTACGAGGCTGGATATACGATGGTGATACCCCCTCCACAGCCCAGTCCTCAAACCGAAAATGTCACTATTCCAATCAG AGATGGAACTTATTTCATGGTGAATACTCAGGCTGGGCTGCAAGCTGCACAAAGGACTGCGCAGACAGAGGCAGCAGCGGAGTTCCTCCGCCGCCAGCATGCTATGCAGGCTCACGGTGGTATAGCTTTCAATGCAAATGCACTATGTCGCATTGCAGCAGTTATTGTAAGGCCAAGAAGCTAA
- the LOC126583715 gene encoding amino acid transporter AVT1I-like, protein MDADSSEKSSSLSLPLILGEEQHEQAGSKVEEKLESSFHHQTTATTSFLKTCFNGLNALSGVGILSVPYALASGGWLSLIFLFLIAASAFYSGLLIQRCMDVDSDIRTYPDIGERAFGKKGRVLLSIFMNVELYFVATGFLILEGDNLHNLFPGVELDVAGLRIGGEQCFIIVVALIILPTVWLDNLSLLSYVSASGVLASAIILGSILWTGAFEGIGFHQEGTPLKWNGIPTAVSLYAFCYCAHPVFPTLYTSMKNKRQFSNVLLLCFILCTICYASMAVFGYLMFGSTVQSQITLNLPTHKISSKVAIYTTLVNPISKYALMVTPVVNAAKKKFPSHYNKRLIGMLASTTLVISTVVVALAIPFFAYLMSLVGAFLSVTASIILPCFCYLKISGIYRRLGCEMLIIGLILVLSAAVVVFGTYTSLVEIIGHL, encoded by the exons atggaTGCTGATTCTTCAGAAAAGTCATCATCCTTGAGCTTGCCTCTAATCCTTGGTGAGGAGCAACATGAGCAAGCTGGAAGCAAGGTAGAAGAAAAACTAGAGTCGAGCTTTCATCACCAAACTACAGCCACAACCTCCTTCCTCAAAACCTGTTTTAATGGGCTCAATGCTCTCTCAG gAGTAGGGATACTGTCAGTTCCTTATGCACTAGCATCAGGAGGATGGCTAAGcttgatcttccttttcttaatCGCGGCTTCAGCCTTCTACTCGGGCTTGTTAATCCAGAGATGCATGGATGTGGATTCTGATATCAGAACTTATCCGGACATAGGTGAGCGCGCATTCGGGAAGAAGGGAAGAGTTCTGCTGTCGATTTTCATGAATGTAGAACTCTACTTCGTTGCAACAGGGTTCCTAATTTTAGAAGGAGATAACTTACACAACTTATTTCCCGGCGTGGAATTAGACGTGGCTGGATTAAGAATTGGCGGAGAACAGTGCTTCATAATTGTTGTTGCCCTCATTATTCTGCCAACAGTTTGGTTAGATAACCTGAGCCTTCTTTCTTATGTGTCTGCAAGTGGAGTTTTAGCATCTGCCATCATCCTCGGTTCGATTTTGTGGACTGGTGCTTTTGAAGGAATCGGATTTCATCAAGAGGGCACACCACTGAAGTGGAATGGAATCCCTACCGCTGTTAGCTTGTATGCCTTTTGTTACTGCGCACATCCGGTGTTCCCTACCCTCTACACTTCAATGAAAAACAAACGTCAGTTCTCCAAT GTTCTTCTCCTATGCTTCATCTTGTGCACCATCTGTTATGCATCAATGGCAGTTTTCGGGTACCTAATGTTTGGATCTACGGTTCAATCGCAGATAACTTTAAATCTCCCAACTCACAAAATTAGCTCAAAAGTCGCGATATACACCACGCTGGTCAATCCGATATCCAAATATGCTTTGATGGTTACACCAGTTGTAAATGCTGCAAAGAAGAAGTTTCCGAGTCACTACAACAAAAGACTCATCGGCATGTTAGCCAGCACCACCTTGGTGATCAGCACCGTTGTAGTAGCTTTGGCTATTCCATTTTTCGCTTATCTCATGTCTCTTGTCGGAGCTTTTCTGAGTGTAACAGCATCGATTATATTGCCGTGCTTTTGCTACCTTAAAATTTCAGGTATTTATCGACGCCTTGGATGTGAGATGTTGATTATAGGGCTTATTTTAGTACTGAGTGCTGCAGTTGTTGTATTTGGCACTTACACATCTCTAGTAGAAATAATAGGGCACCTGTAA
- the LOC126583716 gene encoding ATP-dependent zinc metalloprotease FTSH 6, chloroplastic-like, producing the protein MSPALCLSISLSPLCKSQDISKDTQLPKNPKKQNPCHKTPSNFKSTRRSLLNSTSLGLTLLGAAGPLSVSNPAKAEPEPESPAASTSSRMSYSRFLEYLDQDAVKKVDLFENGTVAIAEIFNPALEKVQRVKIQLPGLPPELLRKMRQKNVDFAAHPMEVNWLPAVLDLLGNFAFPLILLGTLLLRSSSSNVPGGPNLPFGLGRSTAKFQMEPNTGVTFDDVAGVDEAKQDFQEIVEFLKNPEKFSAVGARIPKGVLLVGPPGTGKTLLAKAIAGEAGVPFFSLSGSEFIEMFVGVGASRVRDLFNKAKANSPCLVFIDEIDAVGRQRGTGIGGGNDEREQTLNQLLTEMDGFSGNSGVIVIAATNRPEILDSALLRAGRFDRQVSVGLPDIRGREEILKVHSSNKRLDKDVSLSVIAMRTPGFSGADLANLMNEAAILAGRRGKNQITMKEIDDSIDRIVAGMEGTKMTDGKSRVLVAYHEVGHAICATLTPGHDPVQKVSLIPRGQARGLTWFIPGEDPTLVSKQQLFARIVGGLGGRAAEEVIFGEPEITTGAAGDLQQVTQIARQMVTMFGMSEIGPWALIDPATQNSDVVLRMLARNSMSEKLAEDIDLSVRQIIENAYEMAKKHVRNNREAIDKLVEVLLEKEILTGDEFRAILSEFTDTSMAKLDRKSQCLHLLSRCSTFKHLSQIHAQIQVSGFQNNHFLLTQLIRFCASSPAKNFAYARNLLDHSESSPPSSWNFLIRGCASSDSPREAIWVFRAMLARGVRPNQLTFPFLIKSCASAAALKEGRQVHVGVVKCGLDCDVYVQNNLVHFYGECKNIKDARKVFDEMSERSVVSWNAIITACVENFWLDEGIEYFMKMRGCGFEPDETTMVVVLNASSELGNLSIGRWVHSQVIERGLALNCQLGTALVDMYAKSGDLGYARIVFNKMETRNVWTWSAMILGLAQHGFAKEALEIFRKMLSSSVRPNYVTFLGVLCACSHAGLVEDGYRYFNDMEHVHGIKPMMVHYGAMVDILGRAGRLNEAYSFMKSMPLDPDPIVWRTLLSACTTHSAKDNEGVGNKVREKLLELEPKRGGNLVMVANMYAEVGMWEKAANLRKVMKERRMKKMAGESCIELGGSVHKFFSGYDSQAGYETIYHLLDVLSLHMKLVNM; encoded by the exons ATGTCACCTGCTCTCTGCCTCTCAATCTCCCTCTCTCCACTCTGCAAATCCCAGGACATTTCAAAGGACACCCAACtccccaaaaaccctaaaaaacagAACCCATGTCACAAAACTCCCTCAAACTTCAAATCTACCAGAAGGTCGCTGTTAAATTCCACTTCACTGGGACTGACCCTGTTAGGAGCTGCAGGACCCCTCTCTGTTTCTAACCCTGCAAAAGCAGAGCCAGAGCCAGAGAGCCCGGCCGCGTCGACTTCGAGCAGAATGTCATACTCCAGGTTCTTGGAATACTTGGACCAAGACGCTGTGAAGAAGGTGGACTTGTTTGAGAACGGCACCGTCGCGATCGCCGAGATTTTTAATCCGGCGTTGGAAAAAGTCCAGAGGGTTAAGATTCAGTTGCCTGGACTGCCACCGGAGCTGCTGAGGAAAATGAGACAGAAGAACGTAGATTTTGCAGCTCATCCAATGGAGGTTAATTGGTTGCCAGCAGTGCTGGATTTGTTGGGAAATTTTGCTTTTCCTTTGATCCTGCTCGGGACATTGCTGTTGAGGAGTAGTTCTTCAAACGTGCCAGGAGGCCCCAACTTGCCTTTTGGACTTGGAAG GAGCACAGCCAAGTTTCAGATGGAGCCCAATACAGGggtgacatttgatgatgtGGCCGGAGTCGATGAAGCAAAGCAAGATTTCCAAGAGATCGTTGAATTCctgaaaaacccagaaaagtTTTCTGCAGTTGGAGCAAGAATTCCCAAAGGGGTTCTTCTTGTGGGGCCGCCAGGGACCGGAAAGACACTGCTGGCCAAGGCCATTGCAGGTGAAGCGGGGGTGCCTTTTTTCTCTCTGTCAGGGTCAGAGTTCATTGAGATGTTTGTGGGAGTAGGAGCTTCTAGGGTTAGAGATTTGTTCAACAAGGCGAAGGCGAATTCTCCGTGCCTGGTTTTCATTGACGAGATAGATGCTGTGGGGAGGCAGAGAGGCACAGGAATCGGCGGCGGAAATGATGAGAGGGAGCAAACTCTGAATCAGCTGCTCACTGAAATGGATGGGTTTAGTGGGAACAGTGGAGTGATTGTCATCGCCGCCACAAACCGCCCTGAAATTCTTGATTCTGCTTTGCTTAGGGCTGGCAGATTCGACAGGCAG GTTAGCGTTGGATTACCGGATATAAGGGGAAGAGAAGAGATACTAAAAGTTCACAGCAGCAATAAGAGGCTTGATAAGGATGTTTCTCTGAGTGTTATTGCCATGAGAACTCCTGGATTCAGCGGTGCAGACCTTGCAAACCTCATGAATGAAGCTGCCATTCTTGCTGGTAGGAGAGGCAAAAATCAGATAACAATGAAGGAAATCGATGACTCGATTGATCGAATTGTGGCAGGGATGGAAGGCACAAAAATGACTGATGGGAAGAGCCGAGTTCTTGTGGCTTATCATGAAGTTGGCCACGCTATTTGTGC GACACTGACTCCCGGCCACGATCCAGTGCAGAAGGTCTCCTTGATTCCTCGAGGCCAAGCACGCGGTTTGACATGGTTCATACCAGGCGAAGATCCTACTCTTGTTTCTAAGCAACAACTATTTGCTAGAATAGTTGGAGGTCTAGGAGGTAGGGCAGCAGAAGAGGTGATTTTTGGGGAACCAGAAATAACAACTGGTGCAGCAGGAGACTTGCAACAAGTCACACAGATAGCAAGACAG ATGGTGACAATGTTTGGGATGTCGGAGATTGGACCCTGGGCGCTGATAGATCCGGCAACACAAAACAGCGATGTCGTGCTGAGGATGCTGGCAAGAAACAGCATGTCTGAGAAGCTGGCGGAGGACATTGATTTGTCAGTGAGACAGATAATTGAAAACGCATATGAGATGGCTAAGAAGCATGTGAGGAACAACAGGGAGGCCATTGATAAGTTAGtagaagtgcttttggaaaaggAGATTCTCACAGGAGATGAATTCAGAGCAATTCTTTCTGAATTCACAGATACTTCTATGGCAAAGTTGGATAGGAAATCA CAATGTCTCCATCTCCTCAGCCGGTGCTCCACCTTCAAACACCTCTCTCAGATCCACGCCCAAATCCAAGTCTCCGGCTTTCAAAACAACCACTTTCTCCTCACCCAACTCATCCGCTTCTGCGCCTCGTCTCCCGCCAAAAACTTCGCCTACGCCCGAAACCTCCTAGACCACTCTGAGTCTTCCCCGCCGTCTTCATGGAACTTCCTCATCCGTGGCTGCGCCTCCAGCGACTCGCCCCGAGAGGCCATCTGGGTCTTTCGAGCAATGCTCGCCCGCGGCGTTCGACCCAACCAGCTCACCTTCCCTTTCCTGATCAAGTCCTGCGCTTCGGCCGCCGCGTTGAAAGAAGGGAGGCAAGTGCATGTGGGAGTCGTGAAGTGTGGGTTGGACTGTGATGTTTATGTTCAGAACAATCTGGTTCATTTTTATGGGGAGTGTAAGAACATTAAAGATGCGCGGAAAGTGTTCGATGAAATGTCTGAGAGAAGTGTTGTTTCCTGGAATGCAATTATAACCGCTTGCGTTGAGAATTTTTGGTTGGATGAGGGAATTGAGTACTTTATGAAGATGCGGGGTTGTGGGTTTGAGCCAGACGAGACTACAATGGTGGTAGTGTTGAATGCGTCCTCGGAGCTTGGGAACTTGAGCATTGGGAGATGGGTTCATTCCCAAGTGATTGAAAGAGGGTTGGCTTTGAATTGTCAGTTGGGTACTGCACTTGTGGACATGTATGCAAAGTCTGGGGATTTGGGTTATGCTAGGATAGTTTTCAATAAGATGGAGACGCGGAATGTGTGGACGTGGAGTGCCATGATTCTAGGGTTAGCACAGCATGGGTTTGCCAAGGAAGCCCTTGAAATTTTCCGGAAGATGCTGAGCTCGTCAGTACGCCCAAATTATGTCACCTTTCTTGGGGTTCTCTGTGCTTGTAGCCATGCTGGACTGGTAGAAGATGGCTACCGATACTTCAATGATATGGAACATGTACATGGGATTAAACCCATGATGGTACACTATGGTGCTATGGTGGATATCTTAGGTCGTGCTGGCCGTCTCAACGAGGCCTATAGCTTCATGAAGAGCATGCCCCTTGACCCCGATCCCATTGTATGGAGGACATTGCTTAGTGCATGCACTACTCATAGTGCTAAGGACAATGAAGGGGTAGGAAACAAAGTAAGAGAGAAGCTGCTTGAATTAGAGCCGAAAAGGGGTGGGAATCTTGTGATGGTCGCAAACATGTATGCTGAAGTTGGGATGTGGGAGAAAGCCGCAAATTTGAGGAAGGTTATGAAAGAAAGACGGATGAAGAAGATGGCGGGGGAGAGTTGCATTGAGTTAGGCGGGTCTGTCCATAAGTTCTTTTCCGGCTATGATTCCCAAGCTGGTTACGAGACTATCTACCACTTACTAGATGTATTGAGCTTGCACATGAAGTTAGTTAACATGTAA
- the LOC126583717 gene encoding protein DMP8-like, with protein MDQKSDGVGIKIYNNAVYGDPHDDESAKSPPKPPPTSSSSHPLPLLRLNPDHLHGRKRRAVAKGVQKTLSKTSMLANFLPTGTLLTFEMVLPAIYRTGECTGVTTMMTLVLLGMCTLSCFFFHFTDSFRGPDGKLYYGFVTPKGLAVFKPGLGVEVPKEERYKLGLSDFVHAIMSVMVFVAIAFSDRRVTDCLFPGHEKDMDEVMESFPLMVGIVCSGLFLVFPSTRYGIGCMAA; from the coding sequence ATGGACCAAAAAAGCGATGGAGTTGGAATCAAAATCTATAACAATGCAGTCTACGGGGACCCGCACGACGACGAGTCCGCCAAGTCACCACCAAAGCCGCCGCCAACTTCTTCTTCATCTCACCCTCTGCCTTTGCTCCGACTGAACCCGGACCACTTACACGGCCGCAAACGCCGTGCCGTTGCGAAAGGGGTCCAGAAAACCCTATCCAAGACCTCAATGCTGGCCAACTTTCTCCCCACAGGCACTCTCTTAACCTTTGAAATGGTGCTCCCCGCTATCTACAGAACGGGAGAGTGCACGGGCGTCACCACTATGATGACACTCGTGCTCCTTGGCATGTGCACCCTCTcatgcttcttcttccacttcacGGACAGTTTCCGTGGTCCTGACGGGAAGTTGTACTACGGATTCGTGACGCCGAAAGGACTAGCGGTATTTAAACCGGGCCTGGGGGTGGAGGTGCCGAAGGAGGAGAGGTACAAATTGGGGCTGTCAGACTTCGTTCACGCCATTATGTCTGTCATGGTGTTTGTGGCGATCGCGTTTTCGGACCGGCGCGTGACGGACTGTTTGTTTCCGGGGCACGAGAAGGATATGGATGAAGTTATGGAGAGTTTCCCGTTGATGGTGGGGATCGTGTGCAGTGGCTTGTTTCTTGTGTTTCCGAGTACTCGCTACGGGATTGGCTGCATGGCTGCGTGA